The Pirellulimonas nuda genome includes a region encoding these proteins:
- a CDS encoding MogA/MoaB family molybdenum cofactor biosynthesis protein, producing MDQADNPTIPQQHRGQAPAAARCAVVTVSDTRTAETDRGGPLIVQMLEGAGHLVVRREIVADSRPEIEALVAALAVQADAVLVTGGTGIAPRDVTCEALTALFDKPMPGYGELFRMLSFQEIGAAAMLSRAVGGVVGRAVVLSMPGSPAAVRLAMERLVLPELAHLVWEARKGVG from the coding sequence GTGGATCAAGCCGATAACCCGACGATCCCCCAGCAGCACCGCGGGCAGGCGCCCGCAGCGGCGCGCTGCGCGGTGGTCACCGTGAGCGACACCCGCACGGCAGAAACCGACCGCGGCGGGCCGCTGATCGTCCAGATGCTTGAGGGGGCCGGCCACTTGGTCGTTCGGCGGGAGATCGTGGCGGACAGCCGGCCAGAGATCGAGGCCCTGGTCGCCGCGCTCGCGGTCCAGGCCGACGCGGTGCTGGTGACCGGCGGGACGGGGATCGCCCCGCGCGACGTGACGTGCGAAGCGCTCACGGCCCTGTTCGACAAGCCGATGCCGGGCTACGGCGAGCTCTTCCGGATGCTCAGCTTCCAAGAGATCGGCGCCGCGGCCATGCTGAGCCGCGCCGTCGGGGGCGTGGTGGGGCGCGCCGTGGTGCTGTCGATGCCTGGCTCGCCGGCGGCGGTGCGGTTGGCGATGGAGCGGCTGGTGCTGCCCGAGTTGGCGCACCTGGTTTGGGAGGCTCGGAAGGGGGTGGGGTAA
- a CDS encoding type II toxin-antitoxin system HicB family antitoxin has protein sequence MDTTKFVHWQDGDSWIGYLAEFPDYHTQGDTLADLEDHLRDLYADLSTGKVAGARRVGELQLP, from the coding sequence ATGGACACGACCAAGTTCGTACATTGGCAGGACGGCGATTCTTGGATCGGTTACCTTGCCGAGTTTCCGGACTACCACACACAGGGCGACACGCTGGCCGATCTAGAAGACCATCTCCGCGACCTCTACGCCGATCTGTCTACCGGCAAGGTCGCCGGGGCGCGTCGGGTCGGAGAACTTCAACTGCCGTGA
- a CDS encoding type II toxin-antitoxin system HicA family toxin, which produces MKRVELVRRLEEAGCVLERHGGKHDWYRNALTGECQPVPRHREIKEYLARRILKKLSNDNAGDWMA; this is translated from the coding sequence GTGAAACGAGTCGAACTGGTCCGACGTCTTGAAGAGGCCGGATGCGTGCTCGAGCGGCACGGCGGCAAGCACGACTGGTACCGGAACGCGCTGACCGGAGAATGCCAGCCGGTTCCGCGTCACCGTGAGATCAAGGAGTACTTGGCGCGACGTATCCTCAAGAAGCTCTCCAACGACAACGCCGGCGACTGGATGGCATGA
- a CDS encoding GTP-binding protein: MPASSTPAPPIDDADFWSALGAVRSAIEHVERCNEAERAALADELRDLQDLAVKLRSGRIEIVVFGEISTGKSALINALVGEQVASTSVRGGWTKDVWKLDWAGAGYRLPGFAESQVVLIDTPGLNEVGGAERGEMARQAAERADLILFVCDSDLNETEFSALSTLAGSHKPILLVLNKTDLYSPAQLEDLLGVLRGPRLASILPPDHVVLTAAAPREVEYIIQSADGAERSEWRKPAPKVDELRGKILEVLEGEGLALVALSASMYAADRTDRVAALRVRLRADKANRIIWTYAAVKATAVSLNPVAMADIAGGIAVDATMVMNLAAVYGIELSTAGAGDLVKGILKAAGWALVGEAVASYGSSLLKGATLGASTAVTAVPQAAAAGFGSYIVGQAARFYFEQGASWGNKGPKSVVAKILANTDKRAIVDRLKSEIKKKLATNRHGGG, translated from the coding sequence ATGCCCGCTAGTTCCACCCCCGCCCCGCCGATCGACGACGCCGACTTCTGGTCTGCGCTCGGCGCCGTGCGTTCGGCGATCGAGCACGTCGAGCGTTGCAACGAGGCCGAACGCGCCGCCCTGGCGGACGAGCTCCGCGACCTGCAGGACCTCGCCGTCAAGCTCCGCTCCGGGCGGATCGAGATCGTCGTGTTCGGCGAGATCTCCACCGGCAAGAGCGCGCTCATCAACGCCCTGGTCGGCGAGCAGGTGGCCAGCACCAGCGTCCGCGGCGGCTGGACCAAAGACGTGTGGAAGCTGGACTGGGCCGGCGCCGGCTACCGGCTCCCCGGCTTCGCCGAGAGCCAGGTGGTGCTCATCGACACCCCCGGGCTGAACGAGGTGGGGGGCGCCGAGCGCGGCGAGATGGCCCGCCAAGCCGCCGAGCGGGCCGACCTGATTCTGTTCGTCTGCGACTCCGACCTCAACGAGACCGAGTTCAGCGCGCTGTCCACCCTCGCCGGCAGCCACAAGCCGATCCTGCTGGTGCTGAACAAGACCGACCTCTACTCGCCGGCCCAACTCGAAGACCTGCTGGGGGTGCTGCGCGGGCCGAGGCTTGCTAGCATCCTCCCCCCCGACCACGTGGTGCTCACCGCCGCGGCGCCGCGGGAGGTGGAGTACATCATCCAGTCCGCCGACGGCGCCGAGCGCAGCGAGTGGCGCAAGCCGGCGCCCAAGGTAGACGAGCTGCGCGGGAAGATCCTCGAGGTGCTCGAGGGCGAGGGGCTGGCGCTGGTGGCGCTGTCCGCCTCGATGTACGCCGCAGACCGCACCGACCGCGTGGCGGCGCTCCGCGTGCGGCTGCGGGCCGACAAGGCGAACCGGATCATCTGGACCTACGCCGCGGTGAAGGCGACCGCCGTGTCGCTCAACCCCGTGGCGATGGCCGACATCGCCGGCGGCATCGCCGTAGACGCCACGATGGTGATGAACCTGGCCGCCGTGTACGGCATCGAGCTCTCCACCGCCGGCGCGGGCGACCTGGTGAAGGGCATCCTCAAGGCGGCCGGCTGGGCGCTGGTGGGCGAGGCGGTGGCCAGCTACGGCTCGTCGCTGCTCAAGGGCGCCACGCTGGGCGCCTCGACGGCCGTCACCGCCGTGCCGCAGGCCGCCGCGGCGGGCTTCGGCAGCTACATCGTGGGGCAGGCGGCCCGGTTCTACTTCGAGCAGGGCGCTAGCTGGGGCAATAAGGGCCCCAAGAGCGTGGTCGCCAAGATCCTGGCGAACACCGACAAGCGCGCGATTGTGGACCGGCTCAAGAGCGAGATCAAGAAGAAGCTAGCGACCAACCGCCACGGCGGCGGGTGA
- a CDS encoding BON domain-containing protein, producing MPPRYDPADGTLVALATTRALNRAAWLAERIHDRIAKRLGGRVRGLDVQVEDKAITLRGRCATYYTKQLAQHAALGVLEDETLVNAIVVAPVVH from the coding sequence ATGCCGCCACGCTACGACCCCGCCGATGGAACCCTCGTCGCGTTAGCCACTACCCGGGCGCTGAACCGCGCCGCGTGGCTCGCGGAGCGCATCCACGACCGCATCGCCAAGCGGCTCGGCGGTCGGGTCCGCGGGCTCGACGTGCAGGTCGAGGACAAGGCCATCACGCTCCGCGGCCGCTGCGCCACCTACTACACCAAGCAGCTTGCCCAACACGCGGCGCTCGGCGTGCTGGAAGACGAGACGCTAGTTAACGCGATCGTGGTCGCCCCCGTCGTGCACTAG